In Massilia sp. METH4, the genomic window GTCAGGCTGTTCATTTTCGACGTCGACGGCGTGCTGACCGACGGCGGCCTGCACTACGGCGCCGAAGGCGAGGCGTTCAAGACGTTCAACGTGCAGGACGGCCTGGGCATCAAGCTGTTGCAGGAAGCGGGCATCCTCACCGGCATCATCAGCGCGCGCCGTTCGCCGCAGGTGACGGCGCGCGCCAAGGACCTGGCGATCGAATTCGTGCACCAGGGCGGGCATGACAAGCTCACGCCGTTCAAGGCGCTGCTGGCCCAGCTGAACCTTTCCGAGGAGCAGGTGGGGTTCATCGGCGACGACGTGGTCGATCTACCCATCCTGTCGCGCGTCGGTTTCGCCGTGGCGGTGCCGAACGCGCGCCCGGAAGTGCTCACGCGCGTGCATCACGTGACGGAAAACCGTGGCGGCCATGGCGCCGTGCGCGAAGTGTGCGAATTCGTGATGCGTGCGCAAGGCAGTTACGAGCGCGTGATGGCCCAGTTCCTGGGCTGACGTTTCAAGGAGAAGCCATGCGCAACCAGCGAACCGCCCACCGCTACCGGCTGTCGATCGGCATGATGCTCGCGCTGTTCGGCGCGCTGGGCTCGTTCTGGCTCGTCCAGATGATGGATCGGGCCGGCGGAGAAATGGAGGCGGGCATCAAGGTCGACGAGCCGGATTACATCGTGGAGCGCTTCTCGTTCGTGCGCATGACGAAGACCGGCCAGCCCAGCTACATCATTTCAGGCGACAAGCTGACGCACCGGCCGTCCGACGATTCGTCGGAGGTCGAGAAGCCGGTGGTGCGCAGCCTGTCGGGCGACAAGCCGCCGATGGACATCCGCGCCGAGCGTGCCCGCGTTGACCAGGACAATGCGCGCGTGACGTTGACGAAGAACGTGAACATCCACCGCGCCGCCGCGCCGAACGCACGGGACATGACGCTGACGACGGAAAAGCTGACGATTTATCCCGACGAGGACCGCATGGAAACGGACCAGCCGGTGCGGATGCAGAGCGGCGGCGCCACCGCCACCGGCGTGGGCATGCAGGCCAACAATGCCACCCGCCAGTTGCAGCTGGGGCGCGGCACGATCGTGTATCCACCCCGGGCGCGGCAATAGACAAATAGGAATCGAAGATGAAGAAACTCATACTGTCGGCGTTACTGCTGCTGGGAGCGGCGGGGTTCGCGGCGGCCGAGAAGGCCGACTCGTACAAGCCCACGGAAATCAACTACGGCCGCCTGGACGCGGACGACGTCAAGCAGGTGTACACCTTCACCGGCGACGTGACGCTCACCCGCGGCACGCTGCGCATGAAGGCCGACAAGGCGGTGGTGACCTACACGCCGGACGGCTACCAGCTGGCCACCCTGACCGGCGGCGGCAAGAAGGTGACCTTCCGCCAGAAGCGCGACGGCGAGGGCGACCAGTGGATGGAAGGCGAGGCCGACCGCATCGAATACGATGAAAAGGGCGAGCTGGTGAAGATGTATTCGAAGGCGAAAATCCGCCGCCTCGAAGGCAGCAAGCCGAGCGACGAGGTCGAGGGCGAATTCATCTCCTACGACAGCCGCCGCGAATTCTTCAGCGTGCGCAATACCAGCACGGGTAACGACAAGCCGGGCGCGGGCCGCGGCACGATGGTGATCCAGCCGAAACGCACGGCGCCGCCGCCGGCCGGCACCACCCAACCGCCGGCCGCGCCGGCAGCGGGGGACTGATGGACGGAGCGCAACAGAATTGCAGCACGCTGATCGTGCGTGGCTTGCAAAAGAGCTATGGCAAGCGGCAGGTGGTGCACGACGTGTCTTTGCAGCTGGCGTGCGGCGAAGTGGTGGGCCTGCTGGGTCCGAACGGCGCGGGCAAGACCACGTCGTTCTACATGATCGTGGGCCTCGTCGCCTCGGACGCCGGCACCATCGACCTCGACGGTACCGACATCTCGACGCTGCCGATCCACAAGCGCGCCACGCTCGGCCTGTCCTACCTGCCGCAGGAAGCCTCCGTGTTCCGCAAGCTGACGGTGGAGGACAATATCCGTGCCGTGCTGGAGATCCAGAAGGTCAATGGCAAGGCCTTGCCGAAGGCCGACATCGATGCGCGGCTGAACGCGCTGCTGGCCGACCTGCAGATCGAGAAGCTGCGCGAGAACACGGCGCTGTCGCTGTCCGGCGGCGAGCGGCGCCGCGTGGAAATCGCCCGCGCGCTGGCCACCAACCCGCGTTTCGTGCTGCTCGACGAGCCGTTCGCCGGCGTGGACCCGATCGCGGTGATCGAAATCCAGCGCATCGTGCGCTTCCTGAAGGAGCGTGGCATCGGCGTATTGATCACGGATCACAACGTGCGCGAAACGCTGGGCATCTGCGACCGGGCGTATATCATCAATCAGGGCAGCGTACTGGCTTCCGGCCGGCCGGACGACATCATTGCCGACGAATCCGTGCGCCGCGTTTATCTGGGTGAACATTTCCGCATGTGATCCACCATTTCCAGCCCTTGAACGCAGCCCTTGAACGTTATTGATCAGCCATGAAACAGTCTTTGCAACTGCGCACTTCCCAGCATCTCGCGCTGACGCCGCAACTGCAGCAGTCGATCCGGCTGCTGCAATTGTCCACGCTGGAGCTGCACCAGGAACTGGAACAGCTGCTGACCGATAACCCCCTGCTCGAGCGGCTCGACGATCCGCTCGACCGCTCGGTGCGCCTGCTGGCCGATGGCGCGATCAATACCTCGCAGGGCGGCACCGAGGCGCCGCCGGAGGGCGGCCCGGCGCACGACGCGCCGGCCGCGCCGGAACCGGAGGCGTATGACGGCGGCGATGGCGAAGGGCTGGCCACCGGCGACCTCGACTGGGGCAGCGCCGGCAGCGGCAAGGGCCCGGACGACGACGATGCCCGCCCGCAGCTGGAAGCGAGCCACCGCAGCCTGCGCGAGCACCTGATGGAGCAGATGCGCGTCACGGTCCTCGAATCCCGCGATCGCGCCCTGGTGGAACTGATCATCGACGCGCTGGACGACAACGGCTATCTCGAAGAGAGCCTGGAAGAGATCCATGAACGCTTGCCGGAAGAGCTGGAAATCGAGATCGACGAGTTGCGCACGGCCCTGAAACTGCTGCAGAGCTTCGACCCGCCCGGCATCGGCGCCCGCAACGCCTCCGAATGCCTGGCGCTGCAGATCCGGCGCATGCCGAACGTGCCGCTGGTGACCCGCCGCATGGCGCTGTGCATCGTCGAAAAACACCTGCAATGGTTCGCCCAGCGCGACTTCAACAAGCTCAAGAAGGCGCTCGATTGCGATGACGAAGACTTGCGAGAGGCGCAGGCCGTGATTCGCCAATGCAATCCGCATCCGGGCGCCGCCTTCGCACCCGACGTGTCAGACTATGTGGTACCGGACGTGGTGGTGAAGAAAGGACGCAACGGCTGGGTCGTCACACTGAACAACGACGTGATGCCGCGCCTGCGTGTCAATGCGCTGTATGCCAGCCTGCTCAAGCAGGGCAAGGGCGAATCGCAGATGAGCGCCCAGTTGCAGGAAGCCAAGTGGCTCATCAAGAACATGCGCCAGCGCTTCGACACCATCCTCCGCGTGGCCCAGGCCATCGTCGAGCGGCAGAAGAACTTTTTCTCGCATGGCGCTGTGGCAATGAGGCCCCTTGTGTTGCGCGAGATTGCTGATACACTGGGCCTGCACGAGAGCACTATCTCTCGGGTAACAACTCAAAAATACATGCTGACCCCTCACGGCATGTTTGAGTTGAAGTACTTTTTTGGCAGCCATGTCGCAACCGAAGCTGGTGGGGAAGCTTCCTCGACTGCGATCAGGGCGCTGATTGTGCAATTCACAGGAGCCGAAGACCCGAAGAACCCTTTATCCGACAGTAAGATTGCGGACATGCTGGGTGAACAAGGCATGGTGATTGCACGGCGCACCGTCGCCAAGTATCGCGAAGCATTGAAAATCCCTCCAGTCAGCCTCCGCAAGTCTTTGTAGTCACTCTTTGCTTTTCATGCAGTGCATGGGTTCCTCTGCGCCGCCGTCTTGATTGGTGGAGACCGCACGAACCTGTAAATATTTCTTTAGGAGTGTGTGTATGAATCTGACTATCAGTGGACACCATATCGACGTTACCCCTGCCATTCGCGAGTATGTGCAGAACAAGCTGGAACGCGTTAGACGCCATTTCGATCAGCTGATCGATGTAAGTGTGATCCTGAGTGTAGATAATCTCACCGAGAAAGAAAAAAGGCAGAAGGCGGAAATCAATCTGCGCATGTCGGGCAAAACGGTATTCGTCGAAAGCGTCGCGCAAGACTTGTATGCGGCCATCGACACGCTGATCGACAAGCTGGACCGCCAGGTCATGAAGCACAAGGATAAAGTGCAGAACCACAATCACGAAACCATCAAGCACCTGAGCGAGAGCGAGATCCCCGCGTCGCCCGCATAACGACGGGCGCAGGTCTGCTGCAACAAAAGGGCGCGCGATGCGCCCTTTGTTATGTCAGCACTGAAGGATTTATGCCACACCCTTCGCATCCATGGCTAGAATGAGGCCAATAACGACAACGATGCGAGACACCATGACCGACCACGTCCATACGAAGGTGCGCAACGGCACCGGCTTCATCACACTCGACCGTCCCAAGGCATTGAACTCGCTGTCGCTCGACATGATCCGGACGATCACGGGCACGCTGCTGTCCTGGCGCGACGACGATGACATTGCCGCCGTCGTCATCCGCAGCACTACCGAGAAGGCCTTGTGCGCGGGCGGCGATATCCGCTTCTTCCATGCCGCCGGCAGCGCCACGCCGCAGGGCGGCAGTGCCCAGATCGAGGATTTCTTCACCGAGGAATATGCGCTGAACTATGTCGTGCACTGCTTCCCCAAACCGTATGTCGCCGTGATGGATGGCGTGGTGATGGGCGGCGGCATGGGCATTGCGCAGGGCGGCCCGCAATGCGGCGTGCGCGTGGTGACGGACCGCACGCGCCTGGCGATGCCCGAGGTAAACATCGGCCTGTTCCCCGACGTGGGCGGCAGCTACTTCCTGTCGCGCGCGCCCGGCAAGCTCGGCATTTACCTGGCGTTGACCGCCGTCACGATCGGCGCGGCCGATGCGCTGTATTGCAAGCTGGCGGACCATTACGTGCCCGCGCCCGAGCTGCCACTGCTGGCCGACCTGGTCGGTTCCACGGCCGGCGCCGGCCTGCGCGAGGCGGTCGCCATGTTCGCCCGCCCGCTGCGCGAGGAAGCGGGCCCGTCGGAATTGCAGGCGCACCGCGCACTGATCGACGACCATTTCTCGCAGCATTCCGTGCTGGACATCGTCGCCTCGCTGCGCCGCGACGATCACCCGTTCGCGCAGAAGACACTGGCCGCGATGGAACGCCGCTCGCCGCTGATGATGCGCGTCACGCTCGAGATGATCCGGCGCGGCGCCACGATGGGCATTGCCGACTGCCTGCGCATGGAACGCAACCTGGTGCGACGCACCTTCGAGCACGGCGAGGTGATCGAAGGCGCGCGCGCGCTCGTCATCGATAAGGACCATGCGCCGCGCTGGAATCCACCCACGCTGGAAGCGGTGACGGACGAGATGGTGGCGCGCTTCTTTGAGCCGGCCTGGCCTTCGTGGGCCCATCCGTTGCGGCACCTGTGAGGCCGTCTTGGACCGCCGCGCATTCCTGACATGGACCGCCGCTGCGCTGGCGCTGCCGGCTCGCGCCGACGAGGCCGCCGAGCCGGTGCTGCTGGTAGACCACCACCAGCACCTGTTCAGCCCGGCAATGGCGCGGCTGCTCGACACGGGCGCGGGCGGACCGCCCGCGATCGCGGGGAAGGACGTGATCGCGCTGCTCGACACCGCCGGCATCCGGCGCGCCGCGCTGCTGTCCGTGGCCTATGTGTGGGGCAGCCCGGCGCGCAAGATCGACGACGAGTACACCAAGGTGCGCGCCGAGAACGACTTCAACGGCGCGCAGGCGGCGCTGTACCCGGACCGGCTGCGCGCGTTCTGCAGCTTCAATCCGCTGAAGAATTACGCGCTGGAAGAACTGGAACGGTGCGCGGCGCTGCCCGACCTGAAGCATGGCATCAAACTACACTTCGGCAATTCAGACGTGCAGCTGGACGTGCCCGAGCATGTGGCGCGCCTGCGGCAGGTGTTCGCCGCGGCCAATGCGAAGAAGATGGCGATCGTCGTGCACATGCGCGCGTCGGTGTCGAAGCGGCGCCCGTACGGCGCCGCGCAGGCACGCATCTTCCTGGATGAGCTGCTACCCGCCGCGCCGGACGTGACGGTACAGGTGGCCCACCTCGCCGGCACCGGCCCCGGCTATGACGATCCACCGTCCGACGAGGCGGTGGGGGTACTGGCCGAAGCCGTGGCCGCGCATGATGCGCGTACGAAACGGTTGTGGTTCGACGTGGCCACCATGGCCAATCCTGAGATCACGCCGCCGCAGCGGGAAAAGCTGGCCCGGCGCATCCGCCAGATCGGTGCGGACCGGGTGCTGTTCGGCTCTGACGCGGCGGCCGGCAAGAACCTGCGGCCGCGCGAGAGCTGGGCCGCCTTCCGGCAGCTGCCGTTGACGGAGGCGGAGTTCAAGCGAATTGCGGGGAATGTGGCGCCGTACATGAGGTAGCGGCTTGAGGGTGAACGCTGCGGCGAGGGGACCACTTGGTGTCAGGCACCTTTTTCTTCCAGAAAAAGGTGCCTGACACCGGTTTTCCTACGCCAACTAACTTTGTTCCCTATGCCTTAGCACCACCCGCTCCGTCGGATTGAAATGCCGCGCCAGCCGCTCCGCCATGTAGACGGAGCGATGCTGCCCGCCCGTGCACCCGATGGCTACCGTCAGGTAACTGCGATTGTCGCTCTTGAATGCGGGCAGCCATTTCTCGATGAATGCGCGGATGTCGGCGAACATTTCCTCGGCACTCGGCTGGGCGTCGAGGAAGGCGATCACGGGGGCGTCCCGGCCGTTCAAGGGACGCAGGGCCAGGTCGTAGTAGGGATTCGGGATCGCGCGCACGTCGAAGACGAAGTCGGCATCCTGCGGCACGCCCACCTTGAACGCGAACGATTCGAAGAACAGCGTCAGCGGGGCGTTCTCGCTTTCGACGAGTTCCTTGATCCACGCGCGCAGCTTGTTAGCCGAGATTTCCGACGTGTCGATCACATGCCCCAGCTGCTCGATCGCGGAGAGGCGTTCCCGTTCCTCGCCGATGCACTCGATCAGCGTGCGCCGCGCGGCCGGATTCTGGCCGGGGCGGAGTTCATGCGACAGGGGGTGGCTGCGGCGCGTTTCCGAGAAACGGGCAACGAGCGAATGGGTATTCGCGGTGAGGAACATGATCTTCACGTCATGCCCCAGTTCGCGCAGCTTGCGCACGTCTCCCGGCAGGCTCGCCAGCGACGCGGCACTGCGCGCATCCACCGCCACGGCCAGCGCGGCCGTGCCTTCCTCGGCCAGTGTGGCGACGAGGTTGGCCAGCAGGGCTGGCGGCAGGTTATCCACGCAGTAGTAGCCGGTGTCTTCGAGAACGTTCAGGGCCACCGATTTGCCCGAGCCGGAAATGCCGGTAATGAGAACGATACGCATGCGCGCATGATACCTGAAAACGCGGCTGGCACGATGGGCGCTTCAACGCCGCCAGAAACGGTCGAGCAAAGGTGTCACGCTGGTGCCATGCACCACGATCGACAGCATGATGACGGCGATGGTGATGCTCGTCAGGCTGCGCGCCAGCGGTTCCGGCAAGCCATGGTTGATCGCATACATCAGGTAGTACAGCGAGCCGATGCCGCGCACGCCGAACCAGGCAATGATCGCCCGGCCCTCCGTATTGCCGGGACGGAGCACGAGCAGCACGCTGAGCGGCCGGGCCACGAGGAACAGGAACAGCGCGGTGGCCCAGCCGCGCCAGTCGGCGTACCAGTCCACGGCAGCGCCCCCGAGCAGCAGCACGAGCGTCAGCTCGGACAGGCGCTCCAGGTGTTCCTTGAACAGCAGCGAGTTCGCCGAAATGGTGTCCTGCGCCGGTGCGATGCCGTTCCCGGTCTGCACCGTCTTGCCGATGCGTGCCGCCAGGGTCAGCTCCGCCTGGCGCAGCGCGACGCCGGCCGCGAACACGGCAAGGAAGCCCCAGGCGCCGGCCGCGACCGCCAAACCATACGAGACGGCGATGAGGCCCAGTCCCATCAAGTCGTCAAGGACTTCGTGGCCGGGCCGGTAGAGGCGCAGCCTGTGGCTGAGCCGCGCAAGACCTGCGCCGCAGGCACCGCCGATCGCGATGCCGCCGACCGTTCCCCACAGCACCTCCAGGCCCAGCCAGTGCAGGCCGTATGGCCCCAGGTCGTGCAGGCCGAGCAAGCCCAGGCCGAGCATCACGAACGGGAAAGCGCTGCCGTCATTCATGCCCGCCTCGCAGCTCAGTGCGAAGCGCAGCGGGTCCTTGTCGCCGGCGTGGCGCAGCTGGACGTCGCTGGCGAGCACCGGGTCGGTGGGGGCCAGAGTCGCCCCCAGCAGGACGCCAACCCCGAGCGGCAAGCCCAGCACGTAGTAGCAGAACAGGGTGATGAGGAGGACCGAGATCGCCATCGCCAGCCACGCCAGGCGGATCGGTGGCATCCAGCGCCGCCGCGTGACCGGCACAGGCATCTTGATGCCCGCCGAGAACAGCGAAATCAGCACGGCCACCTCGGTCAGCACCTCGAGCAGCGGTGCTTCCGCGATGGGGTCGTAGGAAAAAATATGCAAGCCGAGCGGCCCCAGCACCAGGCCGACGGCCAGGTAGATCATCGCGGAGGTGAAGGGGAGGTGGGCGATCGGCGTTCCCCACAGTCCGCGTGCCAGCATCAGGAGGCCGATCAGCAGGAACCACTGGTAAGTCGCCATGGGGGGAACCGGAAGCCGAAGGCCCGATGTTAGCGGGTGTCACCCCGGCGTGGCGCCAGCGAGGCATCTGCCTTGCGACGCTGCACACGAGCCTCGCAAGGCAGATCGTCTTGGCAGCAGGTCAGGCGCCAGGCTCGGACCAGGCCGTGGTGTCAGGCCGTGGTGTCGGACACGTTTTTCCGGGCATTATCCGGAAAAAGGTGTACGACACCGGTTGTCCGACGATGCATCAAGGGAGAACCGGTGTCGTACACCATTTCCTGCGGAAATGGTGTACGACACCAAGCCCGACGTTGCGATGAAGGGGACTTCAGTCCCCGCTCATTGCCTGCCGTTGGTGGAGCAGGAATTCGCCGAGCCTGCTCGGCGCTGGGGAACGGTGCCCGCTTGTAAGCGGGCACTCCTTGGCAACGTTGCGATGAAGGGGACTTCAGTCCCCGCTCATTGCCTGCCGTTGCCGCTCCATGAACTCCTGCAAGGTATCGATACCGCGCAGCTGCAGGATGGTATTGCGCACGGCCGCCTCCAGCAGCACGGCGATGTTGCGGCCGGCCGCGACGGGGATCACGACCTTGCGGATCGGCAGGCCCAGCACGTCTTCCGTCGGGAACTGGAAGGGCAGGCGCTCCACTTCTTCCTCGAGCGCCGAGCGGCGCACGAGGTGGACGATCAACTTCAGGCGCATCTTGCGGCGCACGGCCGTTTCGCCGAAGATTGCCTTGATGTCCAGCAGGCCCAGGCCGCGCACTTCGAGCAGGTTCTGCAGCAGGGGCGGGCAACGGCCCTCGATCATGTTCGGCGCGATGCGGGAAAATTCGACCGCGTCGTCCGCCACCAGGCCGTGGCTGCGCGAAATCAGTTCCAGCCCCAGCTCGCTCTTGCCGAGCCCGGAATCGCCGGTGATCAGCACGCCGACCCCGAGCACGTCCATGAACACGCCGTGCATGATGATGCGCTGCGCCAGCTTCTTCGACAGGTACACGCGCAGGAAGTCGATCACCTGCGCGGCGGGCAGCGGCGTGGAGAACAGGGGGATGTTCTTTTCATCGCAGATCGCAAGGATGTCCGGCGGCGTTTCCAGTCCCTGCGCCACGATCAGCGCCGGCGGGCCACCGGCGATCAGCTCGCCGATCACATGGGCCCGGGTGAGCGCCTTCAGCCGGTGGTAATAATTGATTTCCTGGTGGCCGAACACCTGGATGCGGCCCGGGTGGATCGTGTTCAGGTGGCCCACCTGGTCGGCGGCCGAAGCGGCGTCACCGGAGATCGTGCGCTCGCCGCCGGGAAAGCCCGCGAACCAGCCCAGTTGCAGAGATTCCCGATTGTCGTCGTACAGGCGCTGGATCGTCAGGGGGCTTTGCAGCATGGGCTGTTCTTATTGGATGGAAACGCGGAGCCCGTTCAGCCGGCGGCCTGCAGGCTGGGCTGCCAGTTGACGATGCGGCGATGCACGGAACGGGGATCGGGATCGGTGGACAGCGCCTGGCGGAATGCATCGTCCGAGAACATTTCCGCGATCTCGGAAAGGATTTCCAGGTGCTGCTGCGTCACGTGATCGGGGATCAGCAGGAAGAACAGCAGGTTCACCGGCTTGCCGTCCGGCGATTCGAACGGAATCGGTTCGGCCAGCCGCACGAACGCTGCCAGCGGCGATTTCAGGCTTTTCGCCCCCTTGACCCGGCCGTGCGGCACGGCGACACCATGGCCCAACCCCGTCGAACCCAGCCGTTCACGGGCAAACAGATTGTCCGAAACGGTCGAGCGGGCGATACCGCAATTGTTCTCGAAGATCAGGCCTGCTTGCTCGAAAGCGCGCTTCTTGCTGGAGACTTCCAGGTCCAGTTGAACGTTCTCGGGCGAAAGGATTTTACTCAGGTTGTTCATAACGCGACGTAATTGGTGCGGCGCACAAAGATGGCTGGCGAGCAGAATTATAGGCCTCTTTCCGTGCCGTGTAACCCGAAATTGCTCGGACCGGGAACGGCGCCGCGCCGCCGGTCGACCCACCTTGCACGCGCTGGAATGTAGCCGACATGGCAAGCGATGCTCCAGGCGCTATTTCCACGTTCAAACAAATGGGAGCGCCGCTTATTCGCTCGTGCAAACCCTGTTTAGCCAATTATTGCGCGTTTCGGCCGAACGCGCTGCGGGGAAGCTGAAGCTGAGCATACTTTCACAATGGATACTTTGTGATGGCTCAATTATTGTCGTGCGTTGCGTAAATTCGACGGCCTTCCAGCCTTCGTGAAGTTGCTGCGCCAGGGATTGATGTCGAGGCCGCCACGGCGGGTATACCGGGCATAGACCGTCAGGTGCGAAGGTTTGCATTCGCGCATGATGTCCACGAAGATCCGCTCCACGCACTGCTCGTGGAACTCGTTGTGCTCGCGAAAGCCGATCAGGTATTTCAGCAGGCTTTCCTGGTCGATCTGCGGTCCGGCATAGCTGATCTGCACGCTGCCCCAGTCCGGCTGGCCCGTGACGAGGCAGTTCGATTTCAGGAGGTGCGACACGAGCGTTTCCTCGACGGGCGCTTCCTCGAAATTGGCCTTCAGGATCGTGGGCTGCGGCGAGTAATTGTCGACTTCGATATCGAGGCGGTCCAGCAGCAGGCCTTCCAGCTCGCCCATCTCCAGCTTGCCGAAATCTTCCTGCATCGTCAGCACCACGTGCACGTTCGCGCCGGTGGCGGCCGACAGGTCCTGTTGCAGCAGGTCGCGCAGCGCTTCCGGTCCACCCAGCCGCG contains:
- a CDS encoding HAD family hydrolase, whose product is MSIQYDAAVVERAAKVRLFIFDVDGVLTDGGLHYGAEGEAFKTFNVQDGLGIKLLQEAGILTGIISARRSPQVTARAKDLAIEFVHQGGHDKLTPFKALLAQLNLSEEQVGFIGDDVVDLPILSRVGFAVAVPNARPEVLTRVHHVTENRGGHGAVREVCEFVMRAQGSYERVMAQFLG
- the lptC gene encoding LPS export ABC transporter periplasmic protein LptC — encoded protein: MRNQRTAHRYRLSIGMMLALFGALGSFWLVQMMDRAGGEMEAGIKVDEPDYIVERFSFVRMTKTGQPSYIISGDKLTHRPSDDSSEVEKPVVRSLSGDKPPMDIRAERARVDQDNARVTLTKNVNIHRAAAPNARDMTLTTEKLTIYPDEDRMETDQPVRMQSGGATATGVGMQANNATRQLQLGRGTIVYPPRARQ
- the lptA gene encoding lipopolysaccharide transport periplasmic protein LptA: MKKLILSALLLLGAAGFAAAEKADSYKPTEINYGRLDADDVKQVYTFTGDVTLTRGTLRMKADKAVVTYTPDGYQLATLTGGGKKVTFRQKRDGEGDQWMEGEADRIEYDEKGELVKMYSKAKIRRLEGSKPSDEVEGEFISYDSRREFFSVRNTSTGNDKPGAGRGTMVIQPKRTAPPPAGTTQPPAAPAAGD
- the lptB gene encoding LPS export ABC transporter ATP-binding protein; its protein translation is MDGAQQNCSTLIVRGLQKSYGKRQVVHDVSLQLACGEVVGLLGPNGAGKTTSFYMIVGLVASDAGTIDLDGTDISTLPIHKRATLGLSYLPQEASVFRKLTVEDNIRAVLEIQKVNGKALPKADIDARLNALLADLQIEKLRENTALSLSGGERRRVEIARALATNPRFVLLDEPFAGVDPIAVIEIQRIVRFLKERGIGVLITDHNVRETLGICDRAYIINQGSVLASGRPDDIIADESVRRVYLGEHFRM
- a CDS encoding RNA polymerase factor sigma-54, whose product is MKQSLQLRTSQHLALTPQLQQSIRLLQLSTLELHQELEQLLTDNPLLERLDDPLDRSVRLLADGAINTSQGGTEAPPEGGPAHDAPAAPEPEAYDGGDGEGLATGDLDWGSAGSGKGPDDDDARPQLEASHRSLREHLMEQMRVTVLESRDRALVELIIDALDDNGYLEESLEEIHERLPEELEIEIDELRTALKLLQSFDPPGIGARNASECLALQIRRMPNVPLVTRRMALCIVEKHLQWFAQRDFNKLKKALDCDDEDLREAQAVIRQCNPHPGAAFAPDVSDYVVPDVVVKKGRNGWVVTLNNDVMPRLRVNALYASLLKQGKGESQMSAQLQEAKWLIKNMRQRFDTILRVAQAIVERQKNFFSHGAVAMRPLVLREIADTLGLHESTISRVTTQKYMLTPHGMFELKYFFGSHVATEAGGEASSTAIRALIVQFTGAEDPKNPLSDSKIADMLGEQGMVIARRTVAKYREALKIPPVSLRKSL
- the raiA gene encoding ribosome-associated translation inhibitor RaiA, translated to MNLTISGHHIDVTPAIREYVQNKLERVRRHFDQLIDVSVILSVDNLTEKEKRQKAEINLRMSGKTVFVESVAQDLYAAIDTLIDKLDRQVMKHKDKVQNHNHETIKHLSESEIPASPA
- a CDS encoding enoyl-CoA hydratase/isomerase family protein, coding for MTDHVHTKVRNGTGFITLDRPKALNSLSLDMIRTITGTLLSWRDDDDIAAVVIRSTTEKALCAGGDIRFFHAAGSATPQGGSAQIEDFFTEEYALNYVVHCFPKPYVAVMDGVVMGGGMGIAQGGPQCGVRVVTDRTRLAMPEVNIGLFPDVGGSYFLSRAPGKLGIYLALTAVTIGAADALYCKLADHYVPAPELPLLADLVGSTAGAGLREAVAMFARPLREEAGPSELQAHRALIDDHFSQHSVLDIVASLRRDDHPFAQKTLAAMERRSPLMMRVTLEMIRRGATMGIADCLRMERNLVRRTFEHGEVIEGARALVIDKDHAPRWNPPTLEAVTDEMVARFFEPAWPSWAHPLRHL
- a CDS encoding amidohydrolase family protein; this encodes MDRRAFLTWTAAALALPARADEAAEPVLLVDHHQHLFSPAMARLLDTGAGGPPAIAGKDVIALLDTAGIRRAALLSVAYVWGSPARKIDDEYTKVRAENDFNGAQAALYPDRLRAFCSFNPLKNYALEELERCAALPDLKHGIKLHFGNSDVQLDVPEHVARLRQVFAAANAKKMAIVVHMRASVSKRRPYGAAQARIFLDELLPAAPDVTVQVAHLAGTGPGYDDPPSDEAVGVLAEAVAAHDARTKRLWFDVATMANPEITPPQREKLARRIRQIGADRVLFGSDAAAGKNLRPRESWAAFRQLPLTEAEFKRIAGNVAPYMR
- the rapZ gene encoding RNase adapter RapZ, encoding MRIVLITGISGSGKSVALNVLEDTGYYCVDNLPPALLANLVATLAEEGTAALAVAVDARSAASLASLPGDVRKLRELGHDVKIMFLTANTHSLVARFSETRRSHPLSHELRPGQNPAARRTLIECIGEERERLSAIEQLGHVIDTSEISANKLRAWIKELVESENAPLTLFFESFAFKVGVPQDADFVFDVRAIPNPYYDLALRPLNGRDAPVIAFLDAQPSAEEMFADIRAFIEKWLPAFKSDNRSYLTVAIGCTGGQHRSVYMAERLARHFNPTERVVLRHREQS
- a CDS encoding cation:proton antiporter codes for the protein MATYQWFLLIGLLMLARGLWGTPIAHLPFTSAMIYLAVGLVLGPLGLHIFSYDPIAEAPLLEVLTEVAVLISLFSAGIKMPVPVTRRRWMPPIRLAWLAMAISVLLITLFCYYVLGLPLGVGVLLGATLAPTDPVLASDVQLRHAGDKDPLRFALSCEAGMNDGSAFPFVMLGLGLLGLHDLGPYGLHWLGLEVLWGTVGGIAIGGACGAGLARLSHRLRLYRPGHEVLDDLMGLGLIAVSYGLAVAAGAWGFLAVFAAGVALRQAELTLAARIGKTVQTGNGIAPAQDTISANSLLFKEHLERLSELTLVLLLGGAAVDWYADWRGWATALFLFLVARPLSVLLVLRPGNTEGRAIIAWFGVRGIGSLYYLMYAINHGLPEPLARSLTSITIAVIMLSIVVHGTSVTPLLDRFWRR
- the hprK gene encoding HPr(Ser) kinase/phosphatase encodes the protein MLQSPLTIQRLYDDNRESLQLGWFAGFPGGERTISGDAASAADQVGHLNTIHPGRIQVFGHQEINYYHRLKALTRAHVIGELIAGGPPALIVAQGLETPPDILAICDEKNIPLFSTPLPAAQVIDFLRVYLSKKLAQRIIMHGVFMDVLGVGVLITGDSGLGKSELGLELISRSHGLVADDAVEFSRIAPNMIEGRCPPLLQNLLEVRGLGLLDIKAIFGETAVRRKMRLKLIVHLVRRSALEEEVERLPFQFPTEDVLGLPIRKVVIPVAAGRNIAVLLEAAVRNTILQLRGIDTLQEFMERQRQAMSGD
- a CDS encoding PTS sugar transporter subunit IIA produces the protein MNNLSKILSPENVQLDLEVSSKKRAFEQAGLIFENNCGIARSTVSDNLFARERLGSTGLGHGVAVPHGRVKGAKSLKSPLAAFVRLAEPIPFESPDGKPVNLLFFLLIPDHVTQQHLEILSEIAEMFSDDAFRQALSTDPDPRSVHRRIVNWQPSLQAAG